Proteins encoded together in one Camelina sativa cultivar DH55 chromosome 9, Cs, whole genome shotgun sequence window:
- the LOC104713225 gene encoding uncharacterized protein LOC104713225 isoform X1, which yields MEMGRRDAMRRGGGTNKQQSGSGYTGKSKKRMLKKLGLADDNVKRMMSYEFLHHHHPSDLENEVSRKIPKLPKKSLKGTSGVDHASVPRKLRSAMKKRNLESVSKLSSVSKRLNRSKTGSESFNKELVKKENQEMEAKAIVPESMMISKDEKEVAETLYGLAGMFTEKKTFHEKETSKLDSSLVVKPDYTQAESLEPEVSVLSSAKTNQTDAKPLVQSDNQLSVTGLKQSSSVNVTDAPVRALETKVATSDTDYKNNGLLALWPGLSSTVRSGAQVLSKPSSTKLPPWMDQAASPSRTASLLSEPLRVQPRKLKRCASHIYISRLIKVLQTSKSSPTSLNQIEQRPSEMSERRLPDPVTSISDFKTMVSPAKRYQNPHLLDIHRTHNSKPVEEDRTQLALDLNGSHTSQKQSYDFLTLSSAGATQSHFQLPNSIPQYLSAAYNRQLSPATSSYQLQQLSPYLASRFQTAYNANQQQQQQLQKRLWAAQYRPTNGNTMQSNQYSQPNLSLNLTSIQQPPQVASSPRYNNNNSYVSQQKHHLMAAAAAMSISHHHNNNNPSRMVMNRQEHHFPLIYEDTRTPLQLLCNEQ from the exons atggaaatggGTCGTCGAGATGCGATGAGACGTGGAGGAGGAACCAATAAACAACAATCTG GATCTGGGTATACTGGGAAATCAAAGAAACGAATGTTGAAGAAACTTGGTTTAGCTGATGATAATGTAAAACGAATGATGAGTTACgagtttcttcatcatcatcatccttcagATTTAGAAAACGAGGTTTCTCGGAAGATACCTAAGCTTCCAAAAAAG AGTTTGAAAGGCACTAGTGGTGTGGATCATGCCTCTGTACCACGTAAGCTTCGTTCAG CCATGAAGAAGCGGAATCTTGAATCTGTTTCTAAGCTATCCTCTGTCTCTAAGAGACTTAACCGGTCTAAAACCGGAAGTGAATCTTTTAACAAGGAGTTAGTAAAGAAGGAGAATCAAGAAATG gAAGCAAAAGCTATTGTTCCTGAGTCGATGATGATTTcgaaagatgagaaagaagttgcAGAGACTCTATACGGTTTAGCTGGAATGTTTACTGAGAAGAAGACTTTTCATGAGAAAGAAACTAGCAAACTTGACTCTAGCTTGGTTGTGAAACCTGACTATACACAAGCCGAATCGCTTGAACCGGAAGTTTCAGTTCTCTCTTCAGCCAAAACTAACCAGACTGATGCAAAGCCATTAGTGCAATCTGATAACCAGCTCAGCGTTACAGG ATTGAAGCAAAGCAGCTCAGTGAATGTGACTGATGCACCT GTAAGAGCCCTTGAAACAAAGGTTGCAACTAGTGACACGGACTATAAAAACAACG GTCTTCTTGCACTGTGGCCTGGCTTATCTTCAACTGTTCGTTCAGGAGCTCAAGTTCTTTCAAA ACCATCATCCACAAAGCTTCCACCTTGGATGGATCAAGCTGCTTCTCCTTCTAGGACTGCTTCACTCTTGAGTGAACCGTTAAGAGTCCAGCCGAGAAAGTTGAAGAGATGTGCCTCTCACATTTACATTTCCCGTCTCATTAAAGTATTACAGACCAGTAAGAGTAGTCCCACGTCACTTAACCAAATTGAGCAAAGACCTTCAGAAATGTCAGAACGCAGACTCCCTGATCCGGTGACAAGCATTAGTGACTTTAAAACAATGGTGTCTCCAGCAAAGAGGTATCAAAACCCGCATTTACTCGATATACATAGGACACATAATTCAAAACCCGTGGAAGAAGACAGGACTCAGCTGGCTCTCGATCTCAATGGTTCACATACTTCACAGAAACAG AGCTATGATTTCCTAACTCTATCATCTGCTGGAGCAACACAATCTCATTTCCAACTTCCAAATTCAATTCCACAGTATCTCTCAGCAGCTTACAATAGGCAACTCTCACCTGCAACTTCTAGCTATCAG TTGCAGCAGCTTTCTCCATATCTAGCCAGCAGATTCCAAACGGCTTACAATGCaaaccagcagcagcagcaacagcttCAAAAAAGGCTATGGGCTGCTCAGTACAGACCAACAAATGGAAACACCATGCAATCAAACCAATACAGTCAACCAAACCTCTCTTTGAACCTGACTAGTATTCAACAACCTCCCCAAGTTGCTTCCTCCCCAaggtacaacaacaacaacagttatgTATCTCaacagaaacatcatctcaTGGCTGCTGCTGCAGCAATGTCAATAAGCCATCaccataataataacaatccttCACGGATGGTGATGAACAGACAAGAACACCATTTCCCACTTATCTATGAAGATACAAGGACACCATTGCAGCTACTTTGCAACGAGCAGTAG
- the LOC104713225 gene encoding uncharacterized protein LOC104713225 isoform X3: MEMGRRDAMRRGGGTNKQQSGSGYTGKSKKRMLKKLGLADDNVKRMMSYEFLHHHHPSDLENEVSRKIPKLPKKSLKGTSGVDHASVPRKLRSAMKKRNLESVSKLSSVSKRLNRSKTGSESFNKELVKKENQEMEAKAIVPESMMISKDEKEVAETLYGLAGMFTEKKTFHEKETSKLDSSLVVKPDYTQAESLEPEVSVLSSAKTNQTDAKPLVQSDNQLSVTGLKQSSSVNVTDAPVRALETKVATSDTDYKNNGLLALWPGLSSTVRSGAQVLSKPSSTKLPPWMDQAASPSRTASLLSEPLRVQPRKLKRCASHIYISRLIKVLQTSKSSPTSLNQIEQRPSEMSERRLPDPVTSISDFKTMVSPAKRYQNPHLLDIHRTHNSKPVEEDRTQLALDLNGSHTSQKQSYDFLTLSSAGATQSHFQLPNSIPQYLSAAYNRQLSPATSSYQLSPYLASRFQTAYNANQQQQQQLQKRLWAAQYRPTNGNTMQSNQYSQPNLSLNLTSIQQPPQVASSPRYNNNNSYVSQQKHHLMAAAAAMSISHHHNNNNPSRMVMNRQEHHFPLIYEDTRTPLQLLCNEQ; encoded by the exons atggaaatggGTCGTCGAGATGCGATGAGACGTGGAGGAGGAACCAATAAACAACAATCTG GATCTGGGTATACTGGGAAATCAAAGAAACGAATGTTGAAGAAACTTGGTTTAGCTGATGATAATGTAAAACGAATGATGAGTTACgagtttcttcatcatcatcatccttcagATTTAGAAAACGAGGTTTCTCGGAAGATACCTAAGCTTCCAAAAAAG AGTTTGAAAGGCACTAGTGGTGTGGATCATGCCTCTGTACCACGTAAGCTTCGTTCAG CCATGAAGAAGCGGAATCTTGAATCTGTTTCTAAGCTATCCTCTGTCTCTAAGAGACTTAACCGGTCTAAAACCGGAAGTGAATCTTTTAACAAGGAGTTAGTAAAGAAGGAGAATCAAGAAATG gAAGCAAAAGCTATTGTTCCTGAGTCGATGATGATTTcgaaagatgagaaagaagttgcAGAGACTCTATACGGTTTAGCTGGAATGTTTACTGAGAAGAAGACTTTTCATGAGAAAGAAACTAGCAAACTTGACTCTAGCTTGGTTGTGAAACCTGACTATACACAAGCCGAATCGCTTGAACCGGAAGTTTCAGTTCTCTCTTCAGCCAAAACTAACCAGACTGATGCAAAGCCATTAGTGCAATCTGATAACCAGCTCAGCGTTACAGG ATTGAAGCAAAGCAGCTCAGTGAATGTGACTGATGCACCT GTAAGAGCCCTTGAAACAAAGGTTGCAACTAGTGACACGGACTATAAAAACAACG GTCTTCTTGCACTGTGGCCTGGCTTATCTTCAACTGTTCGTTCAGGAGCTCAAGTTCTTTCAAA ACCATCATCCACAAAGCTTCCACCTTGGATGGATCAAGCTGCTTCTCCTTCTAGGACTGCTTCACTCTTGAGTGAACCGTTAAGAGTCCAGCCGAGAAAGTTGAAGAGATGTGCCTCTCACATTTACATTTCCCGTCTCATTAAAGTATTACAGACCAGTAAGAGTAGTCCCACGTCACTTAACCAAATTGAGCAAAGACCTTCAGAAATGTCAGAACGCAGACTCCCTGATCCGGTGACAAGCATTAGTGACTTTAAAACAATGGTGTCTCCAGCAAAGAGGTATCAAAACCCGCATTTACTCGATATACATAGGACACATAATTCAAAACCCGTGGAAGAAGACAGGACTCAGCTGGCTCTCGATCTCAATGGTTCACATACTTCACAGAAACAG AGCTATGATTTCCTAACTCTATCATCTGCTGGAGCAACACAATCTCATTTCCAACTTCCAAATTCAATTCCACAGTATCTCTCAGCAGCTTACAATAGGCAACTCTCACCTGCAACTTCTAGCTATCAG CTTTCTCCATATCTAGCCAGCAGATTCCAAACGGCTTACAATGCaaaccagcagcagcagcaacagcttCAAAAAAGGCTATGGGCTGCTCAGTACAGACCAACAAATGGAAACACCATGCAATCAAACCAATACAGTCAACCAAACCTCTCTTTGAACCTGACTAGTATTCAACAACCTCCCCAAGTTGCTTCCTCCCCAaggtacaacaacaacaacagttatgTATCTCaacagaaacatcatctcaTGGCTGCTGCTGCAGCAATGTCAATAAGCCATCaccataataataacaatccttCACGGATGGTGATGAACAGACAAGAACACCATTTCCCACTTATCTATGAAGATACAAGGACACCATTGCAGCTACTTTGCAACGAGCAGTAG
- the LOC104713225 gene encoding uncharacterized protein LOC104713225 isoform X2: MEMGRRDAMRRGGGTNKQQSGSGYTGKSKKRMLKKLGLADDNVKRMMSYEFLHHHHPSDLENEVSRKIPKLPKKSLKGTSGVDHASVPRKLRSAMKKRNLESVSKLSSVSKRLNRSKTGSESFNKELVKKENQEMEAKAIVPESMMISKDEKEVAETLYGLAGMFTEKKTFHEKETSKLDSSLVVKPDYTQAESLEPEVSVLSSAKTNQTDAKPLVQSDNQLSVTGLKQSSSVNVTDAPVRALETKVATSDTDYKNNGLLALWPGLSSTVRSGAQVLSKPSSTKLPPWMDQAASPSRTASLLSEPLRVQPRKLKRCASHIYISRLIKVLQTSKSSPTSLNQIEQRPSEMSERRLPDPVTSISDFKTMVSPAKRYQNPHLLDIHRTHNSKPVEEDRTQLALDLNGSHTSQKQSYDFLTLSSAGATQSHFQLPNSIPQYLSAAYNRQLSPATSSYQQLSPYLASRFQTAYNANQQQQQQLQKRLWAAQYRPTNGNTMQSNQYSQPNLSLNLTSIQQPPQVASSPRYNNNNSYVSQQKHHLMAAAAAMSISHHHNNNNPSRMVMNRQEHHFPLIYEDTRTPLQLLCNEQ, from the exons atggaaatggGTCGTCGAGATGCGATGAGACGTGGAGGAGGAACCAATAAACAACAATCTG GATCTGGGTATACTGGGAAATCAAAGAAACGAATGTTGAAGAAACTTGGTTTAGCTGATGATAATGTAAAACGAATGATGAGTTACgagtttcttcatcatcatcatccttcagATTTAGAAAACGAGGTTTCTCGGAAGATACCTAAGCTTCCAAAAAAG AGTTTGAAAGGCACTAGTGGTGTGGATCATGCCTCTGTACCACGTAAGCTTCGTTCAG CCATGAAGAAGCGGAATCTTGAATCTGTTTCTAAGCTATCCTCTGTCTCTAAGAGACTTAACCGGTCTAAAACCGGAAGTGAATCTTTTAACAAGGAGTTAGTAAAGAAGGAGAATCAAGAAATG gAAGCAAAAGCTATTGTTCCTGAGTCGATGATGATTTcgaaagatgagaaagaagttgcAGAGACTCTATACGGTTTAGCTGGAATGTTTACTGAGAAGAAGACTTTTCATGAGAAAGAAACTAGCAAACTTGACTCTAGCTTGGTTGTGAAACCTGACTATACACAAGCCGAATCGCTTGAACCGGAAGTTTCAGTTCTCTCTTCAGCCAAAACTAACCAGACTGATGCAAAGCCATTAGTGCAATCTGATAACCAGCTCAGCGTTACAGG ATTGAAGCAAAGCAGCTCAGTGAATGTGACTGATGCACCT GTAAGAGCCCTTGAAACAAAGGTTGCAACTAGTGACACGGACTATAAAAACAACG GTCTTCTTGCACTGTGGCCTGGCTTATCTTCAACTGTTCGTTCAGGAGCTCAAGTTCTTTCAAA ACCATCATCCACAAAGCTTCCACCTTGGATGGATCAAGCTGCTTCTCCTTCTAGGACTGCTTCACTCTTGAGTGAACCGTTAAGAGTCCAGCCGAGAAAGTTGAAGAGATGTGCCTCTCACATTTACATTTCCCGTCTCATTAAAGTATTACAGACCAGTAAGAGTAGTCCCACGTCACTTAACCAAATTGAGCAAAGACCTTCAGAAATGTCAGAACGCAGACTCCCTGATCCGGTGACAAGCATTAGTGACTTTAAAACAATGGTGTCTCCAGCAAAGAGGTATCAAAACCCGCATTTACTCGATATACATAGGACACATAATTCAAAACCCGTGGAAGAAGACAGGACTCAGCTGGCTCTCGATCTCAATGGTTCACATACTTCACAGAAACAG AGCTATGATTTCCTAACTCTATCATCTGCTGGAGCAACACAATCTCATTTCCAACTTCCAAATTCAATTCCACAGTATCTCTCAGCAGCTTACAATAGGCAACTCTCACCTGCAACTTCTAGCTATCAG CAGCTTTCTCCATATCTAGCCAGCAGATTCCAAACGGCTTACAATGCaaaccagcagcagcagcaacagcttCAAAAAAGGCTATGGGCTGCTCAGTACAGACCAACAAATGGAAACACCATGCAATCAAACCAATACAGTCAACCAAACCTCTCTTTGAACCTGACTAGTATTCAACAACCTCCCCAAGTTGCTTCCTCCCCAaggtacaacaacaacaacagttatgTATCTCaacagaaacatcatctcaTGGCTGCTGCTGCAGCAATGTCAATAAGCCATCaccataataataacaatccttCACGGATGGTGATGAACAGACAAGAACACCATTTCCCACTTATCTATGAAGATACAAGGACACCATTGCAGCTACTTTGCAACGAGCAGTAG
- the LOC104713226 gene encoding gibberellin-regulated protein 1-like, with translation MAISKALIASLFISLLVLQLVQADLENSQTKDGYAKKIDCGSACQARCRLSRRPNLCHRACGTCCSRCQCVPPGTYGNYDKCECYASLTTHGGRRKCP, from the exons ATGGCTATCTCTAAAGCCCTTATTGCTTCTCTCTTCatatctcttcttgttcttcaactcgTCCAGGCCGATTTG GAAAACTCACAGACAAAAGATGGTTACGCAAAGAAGATCG ATTGTGGGAGTGCGTGTCAAGCACGGTGCAGGCTTTCAAGGAGGCCGAATCTGTGTCACAGAGCGTGCGGGACTTGCTGCTCCAGATGCCAGTGTGTACCACCTGGCACGTACGGAAACTACGACAAGTGCGAGTGTTACGCTAGCCTCACCACCCACGGTGGACGCCGCAAGTGCCCATAA
- the LOC104713227 gene encoding ER lumen protein-retaining receptor isoform X2, whose translation MKAAQRPIHAVTTWVRRQPPKVKAFLGVVSAMTALVLLRMIVHDHDNLFVAAEAVHALGISVLIYKLTKEKTCAGLSLKSQELTALFLAVRLYCSFVMEFDIHTLLDSATLVTTLWVIYMIRFKLKASYMEDKDNFAIYYVVIPCVVLSVLIHPSTHHHIINKISWAFCVYLEAVSVLPQLRVMQNTKIVEPFTAHYVFALGIARFLSCAHWVLQVLDTRGRLLTALGYGFWPIMVLLSEIVQTFILADFCYYYVKSLMGGQLVLRLPSGVV comes from the exons atGAAG GCGGCGCAGAGGCCGATCCACGCCGTGACGACATGGGTTCGCCGGCAACCACCAAAGGTTAAAGCTTTTCTCGGTGTTGTATCAGCCATGACTGCTCTGGTTTTGCTGAGAATGATCGTTCATGACCACGACAATCTCTTTGTCGCTGCTGAGGCTGTTCATGCCCTTGGTATCTCCGTCCTTATCTACAAACTCACCAAGGAGAAGACTTGTGCTG GATTATCTTTGAAGTCACAAGAGCTAACTGCTCTGTTTCTGGCGGTGAGACTGTATTGTAGTTTTGTGATGGAATTTGATATTCACACGTTGCTTGATTCGGCTACACTGGTGACTACACTTTGGGTTATCTATATGATCCGTTTTAAGCTCAAAGCTAGTTACATGGAAGACAAAGACAATTTTGCTATCTACTACGTC GTTATTCCATGTGTTGTTCTATCTGTTCTCATTCACCCATCAACACATCACCATATAATCAACAAGATTTCTTGGGCCTTCTGCGTTTACCTTGAAGCTGTTTCAGTCCTTCCTCAACTTAGAGTCATGCAAAACACTAAG ATCGTGGAGCCATTCACAGCACATTACGTATTTGCTTTGGGGATAGCCAGGTTCTTGAGTTGTGCACACTGGGTCCTTCAG GTTTTGGACACTCGAGGGAGGTTATTGACAGCTTTAGGATATGGTTTCTGGCCTATAATGGTACTCCTCTCTGAAATCGTCCAAACCTTCATTCTCGCTGACTTCTGCTACTACTATGTCAAGAG TTTAATGGGTGGTCAGCTTGTTCTTCGTCTCCCATCTGGTGTTGTGTAA
- the LOC104713227 gene encoding ER lumen protein-retaining receptor isoform X3, with protein sequence MKAAQRPIHAVTTWVRRQPPKVKAFLGVVSAMTALVLLRMIVHDHDNLFVAAEAVHALGISVLIYKLTKEKTCAGLSLKSQELTALFLAVRLYCSFVMEFDIHTLLDSATLVTTLWVIYMIRFKLKASYMEDKDNFAIYYVVIPCVVLSVLIHPSTHHHIINKISWAFCVYLEAVSVLPQLRVMQNTKIVEPFTAHYVFALGIARFLSCAHWVLQVLDTRGRLLTALGYGFWPIMVLLSEIVQTFILADFCYYYVKSLMGGQLVLRLPSGVV encoded by the exons atGAAGGCGGCGCAGAGGCCGATCCACGCCGTGACGACATGGGTTCGCCGGCAACCACCAAAGGTTAAAGCTTTTCTCGGTGTTGTATCAGCCATGACTGCTCTGGTTTTGCTGAGAATGATCGTTCATGACCACGACAATCTCTTTGTCGCTGCTGAGGCTGTTCATGCCCTTGGTATCTCCGTCCTTATCTACAAACTCACCAAGGAGAAGACTTGTGCTG GATTATCTTTGAAGTCACAAGAGCTAACTGCTCTGTTTCTGGCGGTGAGACTGTATTGTAGTTTTGTGATGGAATTTGATATTCACACGTTGCTTGATTCGGCTACACTGGTGACTACACTTTGGGTTATCTATATGATCCGTTTTAAGCTCAAAGCTAGTTACATGGAAGACAAAGACAATTTTGCTATCTACTACGTC GTTATTCCATGTGTTGTTCTATCTGTTCTCATTCACCCATCAACACATCACCATATAATCAACAAGATTTCTTGGGCCTTCTGCGTTTACCTTGAAGCTGTTTCAGTCCTTCCTCAACTTAGAGTCATGCAAAACACTAAG ATCGTGGAGCCATTCACAGCACATTACGTATTTGCTTTGGGGATAGCCAGGTTCTTGAGTTGTGCACACTGGGTCCTTCAG GTTTTGGACACTCGAGGGAGGTTATTGACAGCTTTAGGATATGGTTTCTGGCCTATAATGGTACTCCTCTCTGAAATCGTCCAAACCTTCATTCTCGCTGACTTCTGCTACTACTATGTCAAGAG TTTAATGGGTGGTCAGCTTGTTCTTCGTCTCCCATCTGGTGTTGTGTAA
- the LOC104713227 gene encoding ER lumen protein-retaining receptor isoform X1, producing MKAAQRPIHAVTTWVRRQPPKVKAFLGVVSAMTALVLLRMIVHDHDNLFVAAEAVHALGISVLIYKLTKEKTCAGLSLKSQELTALFLAVRLYCSFVMEFDIHTLLDSATLVTTLWVIYMIRFKLKASYMEDKDNFAIYYVVIPCVVLSVLIHPSTHHHIINKISWAFCVYLEAVSVLPQLRVMQNTKIVEPFTAHYVFALGIARFLSCAHWVLQVLDTRGRLLTALGYGFWPIMVLLSEIVQTFILADFCYYYVKSLMGGQLVLRLPSGVV from the exons ATGAAGGCGGCGCAGAGGCCGATCCACGCCGTGACGACATGGGTTCGCCGGCAACCACCAAAGGTTAAAGCTTTTCTCGGTGTTGTATCAGCCATGACTGCTCTGGTTTTGCTGAGAATGATCGTTCATGACCACGACAATCTCTTTGTCGCTGCTGAGGCTGTTCATGCCCTTGGTATCTCCGTCCTTATCTACAAACTCACCAAGGAGAAGACTTGTGCTG GATTATCTTTGAAGTCACAAGAGCTAACTGCTCTGTTTCTGGCGGTGAGACTGTATTGTAGTTTTGTGATGGAATTTGATATTCACACGTTGCTTGATTCGGCTACACTGGTGACTACACTTTGGGTTATCTATATGATCCGTTTTAAGCTCAAAGCTAGTTACATGGAAGACAAAGACAATTTTGCTATCTACTACGTC GTTATTCCATGTGTTGTTCTATCTGTTCTCATTCACCCATCAACACATCACCATATAATCAACAAGATTTCTTGGGCCTTCTGCGTTTACCTTGAAGCTGTTTCAGTCCTTCCTCAACTTAGAGTCATGCAAAACACTAAG ATCGTGGAGCCATTCACAGCACATTACGTATTTGCTTTGGGGATAGCCAGGTTCTTGAGTTGTGCACACTGGGTCCTTCAG GTTTTGGACACTCGAGGGAGGTTATTGACAGCTTTAGGATATGGTTTCTGGCCTATAATGGTACTCCTCTCTGAAATCGTCCAAACCTTCATTCTCGCTGACTTCTGCTACTACTATGTCAAGAG TTTAATGGGTGGTCAGCTTGTTCTTCGTCTCCCATCTGGTGTTGTGTAA
- the LOC104713230 gene encoding uncharacterized protein LOC104713230 isoform X1, which yields MSKKKKQSLSMEEEHCAKGKGKNEDSYFDRIDYEVSSVLLQLSHPVVFSSSSSSDFSPPLFHKWGRTKKRSSSSSSSSPVIKSVGDLGSNSSSSCLTGEAKKTNSQTIKKGLEEEFFCTKNQTSSSQFNTSCSVLEAEMGLLRAQVGLIAQPIRVDSNLRPLISVHRTVNVSDIERRSGIDLNLLPAAEEGANELFPLVGFERVTSSSSASKIQAAAQARQRRLGLIRSKKVYTRFIPSYQLK from the exons atgtcgaagaagaagaaacagagtctATCAATGGAAGAAGAGCACTGTGCTAAAGGCAAAGGCAAGAACGAAGATTCCTATTTCGATAGAATTGACTACGAAGTTTCTTCAGTCTTATTGCAACTTTCGCATCCTGTTgtattctcctcctcctcctcttctgaTTTTTCTCCTCCTTTGTTCCATAAATGGGGTCGCACTAAAAAGaggtcttcgtcttcttcttcttcgtctcctgtGATAAAATCGGTCGGCGATTTGGGAAGTAATTCGAGTTCTTCGTGCTTAACCGGTGAGGCCAAGAAAACCAATTCTCAAACC ATTAAAAAAGGTTTAGAAGAAGAATTCTTTTGTACGAAAAACCAGACATCATCTTCTCAGTTTAACACATCCTGTTCTGTTCTCGAg GCGGAGATGGGTTTACTTAGGGCGCAAGTTGGGTTAATAGCCCAGCCCATTAGAGTTGATTCAAATCTGCGACCGTTGATATCTGTTCATCGTACGGTTAACGTGAGTGATATCGAACGACGTAGCGGTATTGATCTGAACCTTCTTCCAGCTGCAGAGGAAGGTGCTAACGAACTCTTCCCATTGGTTGGTTTTGAGAGAgtgacatcatcatcatcagcaagtAAAATCCAAGCAGCTGCTCAAGCAAGACAAAGAAGATTAGGTTTGATTCGATCCAAGAAGGTTTACACTAGATTCATCCCCTCGTACCAACTCAAGTAG
- the LOC104713230 gene encoding uncharacterized protein LOC104713230 isoform X2, with protein sequence MSKKKKQSLSMEEEHCAKGKGKNEDSYFDRIDYEVSSVLLQLSHPVVFSSSSSSDFSPPLFHKWGRTKKRSSSSSSSSPVIKSVGDLGSNSSSSCLTGEAKKTNSQTAEMGLLRAQVGLIAQPIRVDSNLRPLISVHRTVNVSDIERRSGIDLNLLPAAEEGANELFPLVGFERVTSSSSASKIQAAAQARQRRLGLIRSKKVYTRFIPSYQLK encoded by the exons atgtcgaagaagaagaaacagagtctATCAATGGAAGAAGAGCACTGTGCTAAAGGCAAAGGCAAGAACGAAGATTCCTATTTCGATAGAATTGACTACGAAGTTTCTTCAGTCTTATTGCAACTTTCGCATCCTGTTgtattctcctcctcctcctcttctgaTTTTTCTCCTCCTTTGTTCCATAAATGGGGTCGCACTAAAAAGaggtcttcgtcttcttcttcttcgtctcctgtGATAAAATCGGTCGGCGATTTGGGAAGTAATTCGAGTTCTTCGTGCTTAACCGGTGAGGCCAAGAAAACCAATTCTCAAACC GCGGAGATGGGTTTACTTAGGGCGCAAGTTGGGTTAATAGCCCAGCCCATTAGAGTTGATTCAAATCTGCGACCGTTGATATCTGTTCATCGTACGGTTAACGTGAGTGATATCGAACGACGTAGCGGTATTGATCTGAACCTTCTTCCAGCTGCAGAGGAAGGTGCTAACGAACTCTTCCCATTGGTTGGTTTTGAGAGAgtgacatcatcatcatcagcaagtAAAATCCAAGCAGCTGCTCAAGCAAGACAAAGAAGATTAGGTTTGATTCGATCCAAGAAGGTTTACACTAGATTCATCCCCTCGTACCAACTCAAGTAG